CCTCAGACACAATTCacccatttttaagaaaaacccttgaaaaaatatagaagaatTAATTATTCCTTagcatgatttaaaaatacataatttaatccTAAGGCCAAGATCTTAATGTGGAAACCCTGAACGCATTTGCACTAATGGCAGAAACAATGCAATGATGCCTGTTATTTTCACTACATGTGAAACATTTTCCTGATAGACTAAAGTCAGCAATTATAGGTGTAGGAACTGGAAAAGAAGATAGACAAATATATTTACAGGTGACATATAGTATACAGGGAAAGCTCTAGACGTACATCAAGACAGAAGCCACTAGCCACACTTGGCTACTTACACTTAAATTAActcatcaaataaaataaataaaataaaattcagttcccTCAGTCACACATTTCAAGTGTTTCACAGCCACAGATAGCTGGTGACTACCACACTGGACAGTGTGGACACAGGATATTTCTGCCAAGGAAATTTCCATTAGGCAATGCTGCCCTAGCGAATCAATGATAAAGCTAATTCAAATAAACCAGAATACAATTCAGcaagataatataaaattaacatgtaaaaataacagcatttctggggcgcctggatgcctcagttggttgagcatccgactcttgatttcagctcaggtcatggtctcatgggtggtgggattgagccccacgtcaggctctgagctcagtgcctGTTTTGCGTgagagattctcttcctctgtccctctccctgcttgcttgcgctctctctcaaatcaatcaataagtcttttaaagaaaatttttaaaaagtaacatttctaTACCCAAATAATTACTAATTAGGGGACCAATGCATTAGGAAACCTCACTTACAGCCGCTCGGTATtgctggagaaagagaaaagtgcCCCGGATTCTTTCaggattaatttattaaaaaagaaataacagaaaaatactcAACATGCAAAAGTCTtgtgaagaaaatgaaggaaaaccacAGAACATGCCAAAGACGGAGGCAGACCGCCCTTCGGAAGATGTACCACAGGAGGCAGATGGAAATCCTCAACCTTCCCAAGAAGGTGTAAgccaggaagcagaaggaaatcttaGAGGAGGGCTGACCcagcctggccaggggtttaaAGAGGACACTCCTGTGAGGCATCTGGACCCTGAAGAAATGATAAGAGGAGTAGATGAGTTGGAAAGGCTTAGGGAAGAGATTAGAAGAGTAAGAAACAAGTTTGTGATGATGCATTGGAAGCAAAGACATTCACGCAGCCATCCTTACCCTGTGTGCTTTAGGccttgaattttttttgtctGATACTAAAATCTGGCCCCTGCTTCTTTCTGTTAGTGTTTTCTGATGTATCTTTGACCTTCGTTTTACTTTAATCATCTGGTGAAATTTTGTTTTAGGTAGTTTCCTTGTTACCAGCATCTCCCTGGATTTTGCATTTTGACCCATTCTCCAGGTCTGTTTTTCAATTGGAAAGTTTAACACATTTGCATGGAAATATATTCGTTCTATATTGTAAAGTAAAACATAACAGGTTATAAAGCGGTATATTTAGTATCAGCTCACATATGTAGGATTAAATCCCAAATTTGTGTGGATGTGTGTTATACATGAAGACATATATCAAAAATGTAACTGCTTATTTCTTTGTGGCGTGAGcttttttctttatgcttatatgtatttttttttcacgaacacatgtcacacacacaaaaagaattaaagtttTATAAGTAAGAGTTAAATAATTTGCAACCAGCTTATAAGGGCAACGGGGGCACCTAAACTCTTGATGgaagaactatttaaaaaaatgtaaacctcAAGTTACCTCTGGATTTCTTAGCCAGAGGAATAAAATTGGCAAttattacagattaaaaaaaaaaaaaaaaaaaggaaacctcacttacaaaaacaacaaacaaattcTTAGCAAAAACTTAAAACACTACTGAAAGACATAGAGTAGCCttcaacaaatggaaagacaaccCTCCTTCTTGATTAGGATGTCACATCATCATCAAGAACTGAGTTCTCcccaagttatttattttaatgtatttgtccATTGAGgcattttatttccatgtatgCATTACATACCTAGACAAAGAATCCCAGGAGTTTCCCTCCTGTTGGTTTTCATCTTGCTTCTTCCTGGTCCACGATACCAACTTGAGGTTGTCAGGACAATGGAACCAAACTGGTGGGTCAGGAGGTTTATTCTGCCATTTTTCTAGATCTTTCCGTTTTACATCAAATAGAGAGTTGATGATTCCACACTTGTTTAACCTGCCCGTGAGGTTCACAACAATTTTCTCAGCACTGTGGTCAACAGTGGTTTCAAATTCAGCCATGTAACCACGCTTCATCATCACAGCTGGAAACAGCTGGGGCTTGGCCTAATAAGAACATGGCGTTTGCCTCTTCTCGGCTATGTTAATGCTCTTGAGAGCATCAGCCAGGACATCACGGCACCATTATGGTAGCAAGGAAACTGGAGGAAAGAGTTCCTAAGCCATTTGCAAATTTAGTGGATCCCATTAAAAATATCCAGTGAGCTTCCTCATGGAGCTCGAAAAGTTTACCATTAAGTTAATTAGGAAAATACCGAAGAGAAAACCTTTAAGGAAAACTGGCCCCCTCGCTAAAACATACAACGAAACATCTCTAATCAACAGTACCTTACTGGCACATGAGTAGGCAGCCAGACAGTGGGCTGAATGGAAATTTCACAGTTACAACTACCTATATGAGTctagtccaagatcaaagtggtATTTCAAATCCTGGAGAAAAAGGTTTTCATAAAGCCTTTTCATTCAATTATATACCTGTCTGGAGAAAACTAAAATTAGATCTATTCttcacaccatacacaagaaTAAACTTGGTGCTATAAATTGACCTTTCAAACTTTACTGTTTGTAAAaatctctaaattaaaaaaaaaaaaaaccaacttaaaaaaataacaatgactaGTCCAGAAGGCAAATACTGAACCTGAGGGGCTGTGACTCAGGAGCATGAACTCTCAGGGACTCCTCAGCACTCCTCTTGGGACCGGGAGCCTCCCTGCCTTTgctcagccccttccccagcccggGATACCCTCTCCCTTGCCACCTCGAGAAAACTTGCTCCAGACTAAACTTCACAGGGCAGTTCTCTTTTCCGAAGGTTAGTCCTGAGcaacccagcagttgcactactggatGTTTACCCGAAGGAGACGAAAGCATCACTTCGAAGGGGTGCGCGCACCCTGAGGTCtagagcagcattatttgcaGTTACCGAACTATGGGAACACCCAAGTCCCATCCACTgatgaacggataaggaagaaaggccgtgtacacacacacaatggaatactactcggccacacacacacacacacacacacacacaaatgtaatcttgccatttgccaccactcggatggagctagagagtctAACGCCGGGCGATATCAGcccgtcagagaaagacaaatactgtatgatttcactcacctgtggaatttaagaaacaaaacacaggaacaaggcgtgggggcgggggggggtatCAAGAACAGACTCTGAAGTCTGGAGAACACACTGACTGACGGTcaccagggaggaggtgggtggggggatggggcaatAGGGGACGGGGGTTTAGGAAGGCACTTGGGATGAGACGTGGGGGTTGTATGAAGTGCCGAGTCACGGACTTTTACATCTGAAACTATTATGACACTGAACTCACCGTTTCTCTGAGGCGGAGCAGCGGGAAAAGAGCCCCACGAGTTAAGGGGTCTTCTCTGCGCTCTTTCACCCGGCAGCGTCGAGGCGGTGAGGACACGGAGTAGACACGCAGCACGGCCGCGCTCGGACCCGTCGTCTAACCTCCCAGACTAAGTTACCACGAATCCCCGGTCCCGAGTCGCCAGGGCCCTGAGGTGGGCCCCTGGGACACCGGCTCCGGGAGCGCGTCTGCGCGCGGGGTCTCAGCGGCGCCTTGGGAGCGCAGGTGCAGACCGCCCCCCGGTTCCCGCGCAGCCGGGCCACGCCCACCGCCTGCGCGCATGCGCCCCTAGGGGACCGGCCGCCCGCGCCGGGGAGCCTGACCCCCAAGGTGCTGCTGCTGTCGCCTCTCGACCCCTGTCCTGACTCCTGGGAGCGCCAATCCCGCCTTTTCCCCATGGCGAGTTTTCCAGTCCACTTCTTGGTCCATTCGTATGGGAGCAGGCCATGCCCAGGTCCCCCGGACGTCCTCGAGCCACCTCCTGCGTGTCCTTCCTTCTAAGACAGCCAGGAGCTCCCGAGTGTCAACTCTGGAATAAAGGACACGAGAAGGCAGAGTGTGGAGACGAAGTGGCCGAGTGGTTAAGGCGATGGACTGCTAATCCATTGTGCTTTGCACgcgtgggttcaagtcccaccttCGTCGCTTGTATGCTTTTGCtgtgacagatgcatgaatattttcaaaagtcTCCTCCTGGCATTTCCATTTGGGGATATGCTCCCCCCAGGTAGCTGTTCAGGGCACGTCTGGCCGGCTCAGTGgatagagcatgtggctcttgatctggGAGTCAGGGGTTCCAGACCCACTTTGGTGTCCAGATTACTtatatcaataattttttttttaaaggaggagaaaaaagagagagagagacagagagagagagagagaaaatctgttCAGTGTCCTGAGTGTCAGTTGGAGAAAGTTACCTTCATCTTTACTGACTATAAGACCTCTGCTGttcaccccttccttccttccttaaggGTGTATTCCTGCATTtgtgacatttaattttttaaagcagactTTGCAGATTATTCCTCAATTTTACCCAATCGAATCTATTCTTTTGATATGTAGCATACTCCCTGAAGggcttttgtttttaacctaTTCAGAATTAAGAGAATTAATtggtcaaatctttttttttttttttaagattttctctatttatttatttgacagagagagaccacaagtaagcagagaagcaggcagagagagagagagagagagagagagaggaaagcaggctctccgctgagcagagagcccgatgcgggactcgatcccaggaccctgagaccacgacctgagccgaaggcagcggcccaaaccactgagccacccaggcgcccctaattggTCAAATCTTTTTAGCAATCCGCCAGATTGGCCAGTTTCCATATTTGTTGTTTACAATGTTACCACTGATACTTGTGTAAGTCAGATTCTCCAGGATAGCAGAAATTtcgttttttatatttatataacaatcAAATATAGGTTTTAGATTGATAGATGTTTGAGATTTATCCATTCAGGAACATGACtggaatttttttccctcctcaaaTGTCAACTAGGTTGTGCTATTACATTGCCTTCTGCTTAAAAACGATGATATTTAAGATAacttactaaaaatatttttctaaaatcttcttttaaaaaaaggtaaaggcATTTTGTTACAGCAATTTAAAAACACACTGAAAATTGGAAATAGTAACATAAAAATACTCTGAGACTCATCTCAGAGCTTCAGGACTGTCCTCTAGGGGCTGGCCCAGCCCTCGCACTTCCTGTCTGCCAGCTTTTTCCAATTCCTCTCCTTGGGGAAGGATTCTATCTTCAGGAAACAAACTTCATAGCACCTCTTCCACATCCCCTAGTACAATAACCACTGAAAACCTCATAGCCCTGCCTGTGACTATATCTAGCATTTTGGGTTATTTATAATGAAGAGAAATGGTGAATGGGTGAGAGCAACACGTGCACCCCTGACACCTCCTCGAGGTGAGCCCGAGCTCATTTCCCTCTGTGACCTCTGATGTCCTCCTTCAGGACCCACACTATTGCCAGAACCATACACTGTACACACATGCCTATAATTAATTCTAATTTCAGAAGTTAAGAACTAACTCTTCATTTAAATTAATGTAAAGCCAGattattttgtgttctttgatAATAAAGACACTGATTGCATCGTGGGGGTACCAGAGCACTCACAAATGATGtctaaaaaaaaacactataaacTGGTTTCAAacttagtttatttattcatttaagaagaTACATTTACTGGGGCATCTGAATggttcagttggtaaagcatctgcctaaGGCCCAGGTCACTGctggagggtcctgggattgaactccacattaggctccctgctcagggggagcctgcttctctctctcccccctgtgccctctctctctcgctatctttctctcaaataaataaataaaaatctgaaaaaaactaaaaacaaaaagatacattCACATGGTTAGTAAATCAGAACATACAGAATGATATAAAATGAACTTCTGCCGACTAGGCCTCCATTTACCTGCTTTCTCTCAAACCAGGAAACCATTCTTAcagtttatcttttatttttccaaagattatttatgtatataacatcaaattaactatattttatttcatttgatacTATTACTCTGGAATATAACATCAAATTAactatattttattccatttgataCTATTACTCTGGAATTGCTTTTCTTTCATTgaataaaatctcccatggatgtCACACCCTATCTGTACTTTCGAACTTGCTCATTCTTTcataaatttcataaaatccCTTTGGAAGGATGGATATTTATGGATGTAGGgatgctttcaaataaactctTTGGCTGGATATTTAAggtgtttcttaaaaaaacaactctgCAATGTGTAGTATGTTTCTACAGGAATTCTCCCATAAACCATTATATTTATGGGATCAGGTCCTAGAAGTAGCATTACTGTATCAAAGGGTAAATGCGCTCGTAATTTTGGTAAACTTGGCCAAATTGTTTTCTCGCTTCCTACTTCTGGAGTCTTGGCAGTGAAGGAACCCTCTTACCAACATGAGAATTTAAGCTACTTCTTGAGGGGGTCGGAATGGAAAACATGAAGGCTGAGTCCCTGGTCATGGTCTCCTGTGTCAGCTCGGGGCCCAAGTTCCTCAGTTTCTTGTATGAGAACAAGTTTCATTCCATCTTTCACATATTTGTTACATGTTCACGTTACCtgtgcccattttatttttaaacacagcaCAGCAAAATAGCTATTTCAAACCTCCTTACTGAAAGGAGCAATgacaaaacagacatttttctagtTTCACTAAGTGTGCCAAACATTCAACTCCGTGTCTATCTCTGTGAATCAGCAAGAACGGGCTGACGATTGCATAGCCAAGAGTTAGAAATTCTTGAATATGTAACAGGGAAGAATTATTCTCTAAGGAGGAATTCaagcataataaaataatacaatctatcaaagaaaagaaaagaaaacaaagcatcaGCAGGAGAACACTGTGAGCAGCTCTCATCTCAGGGGGTTTGTGGTAGAGAACCTTGGATTTCTGCAGGTAGCGGGCATGCTGGTGGTGCCTATAGAGAACGTGTACCATGTGGACACTGGCCCAGCCCATCAGACTCAGAAACAGGAAATCTCTCAGGACCATGAGAATGAGAAAAATCCACTTCATCATCTGGCTTGCTGGTAGGAAATAACAGTAGCCACCATTTTCACCAATTTGTGATCTGTTTAGCCTTCTGACGTTTTTGATGTAATAGAGTAAGTTCACGCTGACCAAGGAATTGAGTacccagaagaggaggaaaaagggaaggataCACCAGGTAGATGCTGGCTTGAAGCTGGCACACTTGGAGGCTCTGCGGCTGAGGGTGGAGGCCTGGACCACAGTCAGGAAGCTGCTGGTGCAGATTGAAAGACCCCGGGCCACCCGCGCCACGTACACAAGGGTTTTACAGGCTGTGCCATCCAGTAAGTTTCTCCAGCCAAAAATGTCTATTGTTTTTAGCATTACCTTGGAAAAAAGGATTATGATATTTGTAAAAGCCAAGTGGATGAGAATTAgatgtgtagatttctttttagTGTCCCAAAAGAAAATGCACATGTAATTCACAGCAACAAAGACGTTCCCCACAATGCCCAGTCCACTGAGAAAGAGAAATCCTGGTCCTTTGATATCGTTCACAACCATTTCTTATCACATGGGCAGAAATGTCTGAATCTGGCAAGCACCCTTTGAAGAAAGCAACAGCAATGATGATATATATCTGCAAAGAATAATTCATATCAAAGGGCTTTTCTACTGTATATAGGACAGTCAAGGTACATGTAATGGAGCAGAATTTTGTGCCAAGAACTCTATTCCTTTCCCTGGGAGCACTCTTTGTAGGTTATTCTATGTAGTTACAAATGCAATATTGGGAACAAGAATACAAAAACCTAAATTTGCAATCTAGATTTTGGTTTCTGGCTCCCTCCATGCCAGCAAAGACAACCTATGTGCTTGATAGTTTATGTATCCCAGATAGGTTCAATCTCAGCATGTGCGGAATTGAACTAAAAGTCCTCCAAACTGATGTCACCCCGTGTTTTCTACTTTCTCATGTGATATTACCATCAGCCAACTCCACAAGAGTCTGGGTCTTCATAACACCCCCACCTCCGCACACCCCACAACAGAGACTTAATAATTCCTCTTGCTTCCACGTCGTTCAGAGCTCCAAACTGAGCCTGTCTCGTCTGTCACCGTGCCCCTTCTTTTGTTCAGCATGCAACACATACCGCAGTTTAATTAGTATGACAGTTTCCTGGTTTGCCTCCTGATTATTCCAATTCCAATCTCTGATGCATACACTTTAGTATTTCCAAACTTGTCTTTTAAATTCCAAAGTGATTCTGTAATTTCTTTGCTTACAAGTTTTCAGTGGGTTTTCCTAGTTCTCAACATCAAATCAAACAGCATAGCCTTTTGAGATAGGACCCCCATCTTTTAAAGCTTGAGACCTCCAGAAACAATGTGTGGGCTGCACAAACTCAGATCTGACGTGGCGTGCCCTGGCCAAGGGTCTGGAGGGACTTTGGATGGCTGCCTGCAAGGGTCATTATAGGAGGTCTGAGTCTCACTGAGGAATCGgaggctctgtgggaagcctggaTAGGTTCAGGAGGTGTTACTACTTCCCTGGGGGCTAGGGGTTTAGGCAAAGACAATTAACAAGGAACTGGGAGCGGTCAGGAAATGAGGGCAGTTTCTGAATTAGGGATCCCTAATAATGGTGAAGGGAAGCAAAACGGGGAAAGGCATCTTctgtaagaaaagagaaatcactaAAACCAAGGGTTGTAATGGGCTTTCACCACTCCTGAATAAGCCCGGAGAAACAATGTTTTCAAGTAATTTAGCAGTCAGCTTTACCCATCTCTGTTTTCCCAACCTGGTTAACAACAGAACTGACTCCACTGTTACTAGTCCAAGCCCATTGACAACTGGTTAGGCCTGGAGAGAAACTTGTTACTCTTTCATCATTAACCTAAACAATCTCACTTTTCACCTAGAATTTATATGAAACTGCTGACAAGtttcattaaatgaaagaaaccaggatGTTTGATTTAACTTCCAGGATTTACATGGATTCTATACACTTGAGAAGCCTTTCCACTCTGCCCCATACCCTACCAAAGTTGTAAAAATTTAATGGCCTATATTCAATACTCCTCTGTATAAAATGTTTCCCCTTTTTTGAGCTTTCTTTCCATCTTCCCCAGATTTCAAAGCTTGAATCCGAATTGGGACCACTTTCTGTATCACCTAATATACCACAGCTCTTTCTTTCTGACTGAATAATAGGAAGAGTGTCAGAGTGGGGAGGGATGACACCCTCCCAGATTACTTTTTGCAAATGGTCaagtaaactattttaaaagacagGCTTTACACTCAGGCAGTTGGGTGACGCCCATTCTGGATCGAACACCTACCAGCTAGTCCAACTCTGTGCATCCCTCtcagcctgttttctcctcaaagAAATGAGAAGCCTATTCCTGCTAGGGAAGACGATGGTAAAGGGAAAGTGGGCAGCCTCTGGGTACTCACAAGCTGGCGATGCAAAAGTAGGGATTTGCCAACAGCCCCTGTCACTTCAATCCTCATGGCTACTAACAGGGCCCCATCCAGCTGGCGTGTGGTGGGCGCAGTTGGCTTACGTGGATGGTGTTAATACTAGGATCCGGAGGCTTAAGGACAGATGCAGGAGAAACCTTCCAATTACACACGTGAACTTGGGGGATTTGGAACACGCTGGGGAAGACAAAGCTGGCTCGTTTGCAAAACACAGGAATGCACCAAATGAGGGCTACAGATTTTATCACTGTGAGTGATGCTGACACAGGCATAATGCAGGGGCCACGGACGCTGAAGAGGCAGAGCTGCTCCTGGGAACCGGAAACACTCTGACCCTTCTCGATTTCCGGATAAAGAATGTGGGTCCTTTCTCTGAGAGGCCACCCCACAGCTCTCCCATGGGACCACATCCTGCACTCAGGACACAGTGCTCGCCCATGTCTGGAGGCACATTTGGGGCACTGGTCCCCATCATCTCTCTGCCCCGGGGACATACCTTTGCAAGCTCAGGAGGCCACAGGCTCAGGCTCACAGAACCTCTCTCAATCTGCCTTCCTTAGTCAAAGAGAGAAGCAAGTTCCTACACCTGAGGGAAAGTTCCTCTGGCACAGGGAGTGAGACTAGGATAGGTCAGGTGTGCTCACCTGCTCCCTTCCATGCAGCTCAGCCCTTTGTCGCTCCTTCTGGCAGGTGAACCCCACACCTCAAGCCATATTTGTACCCTCTGGATGTGATGAGCTCTTGGCTAACAGGCACTGAAAGCAAGACTTCACTTTGCAAAGCTGTCAGCCTGTCAGGGAGGAGAAAACCCTCGGCAGGATCTCGGTCCCTGAAGTACAGCTTTCCCTGTCCCTCCACAATTACAGCAAGTGTTTGGCTCAGAAGTGTTGTCAGTCTTGATTAGGTTTAATTATATTCCTAGGAAGGATGTGCGGTGGGGAAATGAGCGATTAGCGAGGATTCCGGATCCAGCCTTTCCCGTTTTTCTGATCCTCCTCACCTTCCCTAAGTCCCAAGGCTGTGAATCTGAATGGGACCTGCTCCCAGACACATGGAAgtcactttcctttctttctcgaGGTTTTCTTTATGTGTGGGGATATGGCAAAGGGGATGGCTAGAGATTCTGTTTTCTGAGCACATGACAAGCGTGGATCCGGAGAAGACAAGAACCACCACGATCCTCCTGTGCACGTGGGGTTTTGGTGGGGAAATGGCTTTCCTCCTACCCTTTGAGTTCCAAGCTGGGAACTCTGTGATTCAAGACAGACGGACAAGGGAAAATCAGGCAAGCATTTATTATCCCTTATTCCTCATGTACACATAGAATTTTCCCAGAGAAAACTGAGCCACTCTCTGAGGTGGCTTGGCACTTTAGCTAAACACCATTGTAATAAGGAAGGGGATGGGAGAGAACAATTTTCCAGAAGTGAGGGAATATAGGATCCCCACAGACACAGAAAGCACAACACAGTCTTAGATTAAATAGAAGGTGAtctcatcaggggcgcctgggtggctcagtgggataaagcctctgcctttggctcaggtcatgatcccagtttccTAGGATCCTAACATCGAACCGGGcatctgctctgtggggagcctgcttctcctctctctctgcctgcctctctgcctagttgtgatttctctctgtcaaataaataaaatattttttttaaaaggtgatctCATCAGATGCTTTGTAGTGCAATTCATAATACAAAAGAGTAAGAGATTTTAAAGCAACCAGAAAAAAGATTTCTGAGGAAAGGATGCGCAGACTGATAATGATTTCttagaagtaaaatataaaagtctGAAGTGACAAGATGTATTTTGAAACTGCTGAGGCAAAACAATGCTGTCAGTTCAGAGGGTTATACAAAGTAAATTTATCTTTCAAGAatgaggataaaataaatatcaaaggaGATGAAGTAAAACAGAGCAATGTCACCACTGACAAACTTTACTAAGGAATGT
This genomic interval from Neovison vison isolate M4711 chromosome 1, ASM_NN_V1, whole genome shotgun sequence contains the following:
- the LOC122914140 gene encoding transcription elongation factor A protein-like 8, whose product is MQKSCEENEGKPQNMPKTEADRPSEDVPQEADGNPQPSQEGVSQEAEGNLRGGLTQPGQGFKEDTPVRHLDPEEMIRGVDELERLREEIRRVRNKFVMMHWKQRHSRSHPYPVCFRP
- the LOC122909359 gene encoding putative vomeronasal receptor-like protein 4: MVVNDIKGPGFLFLSGLGIVGNVFVAVNYMCIFFWDTKKKSTHLILIHLAFTNIIILFSKVMLKTIDIFGWRNLLDGTACKTLVYVARVARGLSICTSSFLTVVQASTLSRRASKCASFKPASTWCILPFFLLFWVLNSLVSVNLLYYIKNVRRLNRSQIGENGGYCYFLPASQMMKWIFLILMVLRDFLFLSLMGWASVHMVHVLYRHHQHARYLQKSKVLYHKPPEMRAAHSVLLLMLCFLFFSLIDCIILLCLNSSLENNSSLLHIQEFLTLGYAIVSPFLLIHRDRHGVECLAHLVKLEKCLFCHCSFQ